The Magnetospirillum sp. genome includes a region encoding these proteins:
- a CDS encoding DUF2798 domain-containing protein — protein MARILLYLWRMTDSSPPQTAPTRSWRLPNRAQTVLVPFFLAGFMTLIVSSIATVKAVGFADDIVWRIAAAWATSFVVAFPCVLVILPLVRKLVGRLVEPPPG, from the coding sequence ATGGCGCGAATTCTGCTCTATCTCTGGCGCATGACCGACAGCAGCCCGCCCCAAACCGCCCCGACCCGAAGCTGGCGCCTGCCCAACCGCGCGCAGACCGTGCTGGTGCCGTTTTTCCTGGCGGGGTTCATGACGCTGATCGTGTCGTCGATCGCGACCGTGAAGGCCGTGGGCTTCGCCGACGACATCGTGTGGCGCATCGCAGCTGCTTGGGCGACGAGCTTCGTCGTGGCGTTCCCGTGCGTACTCGTAATCCTGCCGCTCGTGCGCAAACTGGTCGGGCGCCTCGTCGAACCGCCGCCGGGTTAA
- a CDS encoding metalloregulator ArsR/SmtB family transcription factor, translating into MSNYSPDLSLLFHALADPTRRAILARLAQAPARVTDLAGPTGLRLPTVMRHLAVLEAAGLLSTSKDGRTRTCAIVPAALAPAQTWLDERRAAWEARLDRLEAFVTNAAKGSEQ; encoded by the coding sequence ATGTCTAACTATTCACCCGATCTCTCCCTGCTCTTCCATGCCCTCGCCGATCCGACGCGGCGCGCGATCCTGGCTCGGCTGGCGCAAGCACCTGCGCGTGTGACGGATCTCGCCGGGCCGACGGGATTGCGGCTGCCCACAGTGATGCGGCACCTCGCCGTTCTCGAAGCGGCCGGGCTGTTGTCCACGTCGAAGGACGGACGCACGCGCACCTGCGCAATCGTGCCCGCAGCACTGGCGCCGGCGCAGACATGGCTCGACGAACGCCGCGCCGCTTGGGAAGCGCGGCTCGATCGGCTGGAGGCATTTGTGACGAACGCGGCGAAGGGATCCGAACAATGA
- a CDS encoding SRPBCC domain-containing protein, giving the protein MTPSDDRNGKDRFATLTFERDVAVAASALWAAWTAPAARAIWAAPSPAVTVEFLETATKVGEREVSLCKSKGHPDIRCECGWLVLQPTQRSVNYELLSSDGVPQSAALVTADISGKGAASRLVVTVQLSALAADMADGYRHGFGAGLANLAGVAERTMLLQRTIKAPRNRVWGAWMNERTLPQWWGPEGFSCRTTRIDLRAGGEWVFDMIGPDGTVYPNHHRYHTVQPEDWIGYTLHWGENGPKHADAWASFEEANGATTVTLGMVFSTAAEFQTAKGFGAVELGQETLGKLERFVAAS; this is encoded by the coding sequence ATGACGCCAAGCGACGATCGAAACGGCAAAGACCGTTTTGCCACACTGACCTTCGAGCGCGACGTCGCCGTAGCTGCGTCGGCGCTGTGGGCGGCCTGGACCGCACCGGCCGCGCGCGCGATCTGGGCGGCACCCTCGCCCGCCGTGACCGTGGAATTTCTCGAGACCGCAACCAAAGTCGGCGAGCGCGAAGTTTCGCTCTGCAAGTCGAAAGGCCATCCCGACATTCGCTGCGAGTGCGGTTGGCTCGTGTTGCAGCCAACGCAGCGCAGCGTGAACTACGAGTTGCTCTCTTCGGACGGCGTGCCGCAATCGGCAGCGCTCGTGACGGCGGATATCTCGGGCAAAGGCGCCGCCAGTCGGCTCGTCGTGACGGTGCAGCTCTCGGCACTGGCCGCCGACATGGCGGACGGTTATCGCCACGGCTTCGGCGCAGGCCTGGCCAATCTCGCTGGCGTGGCTGAGCGCACAATGCTTCTGCAACGCACGATCAAGGCGCCGCGCAACAGGGTCTGGGGCGCTTGGATGAACGAACGCACACTGCCGCAATGGTGGGGGCCGGAAGGTTTTTCGTGCCGGACGACGCGGATCGATCTGCGCGCGGGCGGGGAATGGGTGTTCGACATGATCGGCCCCGACGGCACGGTCTATCCGAACCATCATCGCTACCACACGGTCCAGCCCGAAGATTGGATCGGCTACACGCTGCATTGGGGCGAAAACGGCCCCAAACATGCCGACGCATGGGCTTCGTTCGAAGAAGCGAACGGTGCCACGACCGTGACGCTCGGCATGGTGTTCAGCACGGCCGCCGAGTTCCAGACGGCGAAGGGCTTCGGTGCCGTGGAACTCGGCCAGGAAACGCTGGGCAAGCTCGAACGCTTCGTCGCAGCAAGCTGA
- a CDS encoding cytochrome c1: MRFVKFLAVAAVLAVAAVPVQAAEVLVPPKQKWAHDGFFGTFDRASLQRGFQVYKEVCSACHAMKQMRYRNLAGIGLSEAEIAAIAAEYETTDGPNDEGEMFQRPSRASDRFKSPFANELAARAVNNGAYPLDLSLIAKNRLGGENYVYALLTGYADPPADVKLADGMNYNKWFPGHQIAMAQPIQPDSVQYADGTPATVEQMSKDVSTFLAFAASPHLEARNSLGVKVMLFLFIFTGLLYATKRKIWKNLH; encoded by the coding sequence ATGCGTTTCGTGAAGTTCCTCGCCGTCGCGGCCGTGCTGGCCGTCGCTGCGGTTCCCGTCCAGGCGGCCGAAGTTCTGGTGCCGCCCAAGCAGAAATGGGCGCATGACGGCTTCTTCGGCACGTTCGACCGCGCGTCGCTGCAGCGCGGCTTCCAGGTCTACAAGGAAGTCTGCTCGGCCTGCCACGCGATGAAGCAGATGCGCTACCGCAACTTGGCCGGCATCGGCCTTTCGGAAGCCGAAATCGCGGCGATCGCGGCCGAGTACGAAACGACCGACGGTCCCAACGACGAAGGCGAAATGTTCCAGCGCCCGTCGCGCGCTTCGGATCGTTTCAAGTCGCCCTTCGCCAACGAGTTGGCCGCACGCGCGGTCAACAACGGCGCCTATCCGCTCGACCTGTCGCTGATCGCCAAGAACCGTTTGGGCGGCGAAAACTACGTCTACGCGCTGCTGACCGGCTATGCCGATCCGCCGGCCGACGTGAAGCTGGCCGACGGCATGAACTACAACAAATGGTTCCCGGGCCATCAGATCGCGATGGCGCAGCCGATCCAGCCCGACAGCGTGCAGTATGCCGACGGCACGCCCGCCACGGTCGAGCAGATGTCGAAGGACGTCTCGACGTTCCTCGCCTTCGCCGCCTCGCCGCATCTCGAGGCGCGCAACTCGCTGGGCGTGAAGGTGATGCTGTTCCTGTTCATCTTCACAGGCCTCCTCTACGCGACCAAGCGCAAGATCTGGAAAAACCTGCACTGA
- a CDS encoding cytochrome b N-terminal domain-containing protein: MAKYDYVPSPFRSNPIVKWVDHRLPIFELIDEQLIKYPAPRNLNYMWNFGSLAGICLVIMIVSGIFLAMNYQASTLHAFDSVERIMRDVNYGWLIRYIHMNGASMFFIVVYIHIIRGFYYGSYKAPREILWWLGIVIFLLMMATAFMGYVLPWGQMSFWGATVITNLFSAIPIVGEAIVTWLWGGFSVDNPTLNRFFALHYLMPFVIAGVVLLHLWALHVHGSNNPLGIDAKGPQDKVPFHPYYTVKDALGLGVFLIVFAYFVFFNPYMLGHPDNWIPANPLVTPPHIVPEWYFLPFYAILRAVPDKLGGVLLMFGSIAILFLMPWLDTSRVRSAKFRPAFRAFFWLFIAVCLVLGWAGGQPAEGPALLIGRIATILYFAHFLVFLPLLGWFEKPLPLPSSIAEPVLGGGKMAAAAAMEKA, translated from the coding sequence ATGGCCAAATACGACTACGTCCCGTCGCCGTTCCGCTCGAACCCGATCGTCAAGTGGGTGGACCACCGCCTGCCGATCTTCGAACTGATCGACGAGCAGCTCATCAAGTATCCGGCACCCCGCAATCTGAACTACATGTGGAATTTCGGGTCGCTGGCGGGCATCTGCCTCGTCATCATGATCGTGTCGGGCATTTTCCTCGCGATGAACTACCAGGCCTCGACGCTGCACGCGTTCGACTCGGTCGAACGCATCATGCGCGACGTGAACTACGGCTGGCTCATCCGCTACATCCACATGAACGGCGCCTCGATGTTCTTCATCGTGGTCTACATCCACATCATCCGCGGCTTCTATTACGGCTCCTACAAGGCGCCGCGCGAGATCTTGTGGTGGCTCGGCATCGTCATCTTCCTGCTGATGATGGCGACCGCGTTCATGGGCTACGTGCTGCCCTGGGGCCAGATGAGCTTCTGGGGGGCCACCGTCATCACGAATCTGTTCTCGGCCATTCCGATCGTCGGCGAGGCGATCGTGACGTGGCTGTGGGGCGGCTTCTCGGTCGACAATCCGACGCTGAACCGTTTCTTCGCGCTGCACTATCTGATGCCGTTCGTAATCGCGGGCGTGGTGCTGCTGCATTTGTGGGCGCTCCACGTGCACGGCTCGAACAACCCGCTCGGCATCGACGCCAAGGGTCCGCAGGACAAGGTCCCGTTCCACCCGTACTATACGGTCAAGGATGCGCTCGGTCTGGGCGTGTTCCTGATCGTGTTCGCCTATTTCGTGTTCTTCAATCCCTACATGCTGGGCCATCCGGACAACTGGATCCCGGCGAACCCGCTGGTCACGCCGCCGCACATCGTGCCGGAATGGTACTTCCTGCCGTTCTACGCGATCCTGCGTGCCGTCCCCGACAAGCTCGGCGGCGTCTTGCTGATGTTCGGTTCGATCGCGATCCTGTTCCTGATGCCGTGGCTCGACACGAGCCGCGTGCGCTCGGCCAAGTTCCGTCCGGCCTTCCGTGCGTTCTTCTGGCTGTTCATCGCCGTGTGCTTGGTGCTGGGCTGGGCCGGCGGGCAGCCGGCCGAAGGCCCCGCACTGCTGATCGGGCGCATTGCGACCATCCTCTATTTCGCGCATTTCCTGGTCTTCCTGCCGCTGCTGGGATGGTTCGAAAAGCCGCTGCCTTTGCCGAGCTCGATCGCCGAGCCGGTGCTGGGCGGGGGCAAGATGGCGGCGGCTGCTGCGATGGAGAAAGCCTGA
- the petA gene encoding ubiquinol-cytochrome c reductase iron-sulfur subunit: MAQSGPPAVSADGTRKHPDGSTRRDFLYLATTAFGATGAALTGWAFIDSMNPSADVLALASTEVNLAAVQPGMAITVTWRGKPVFVRNRTADEIAKAKEDDSASLPDPQPDAKRVQKPEWLVLLGVCTHLGCVPLGQKPTDSRGDYGGWFCPCHGSHYDTSGRIRRGPAPLNLAVPPYAFTNDKTIKIG; encoded by the coding sequence ATGGCTCAGTCCGGTCCCCCCGCAGTTTCCGCCGACGGTACGCGCAAACATCCCGACGGCTCGACGCGACGCGATTTCCTCTATCTCGCCACCACGGCCTTCGGCGCCACGGGTGCCGCTTTGACCGGCTGGGCGTTCATCGATTCGATGAACCCGTCGGCCGACGTGCTGGCGCTGGCCTCGACCGAGGTCAATCTGGCTGCGGTCCAGCCCGGCATGGCGATCACGGTCACATGGCGCGGCAAGCCGGTGTTCGTGCGCAATCGCACCGCCGACGAGATCGCCAAGGCCAAGGAAGACGACTCGGCCAGCCTTCCCGATCCGCAGCCCGACGCCAAGCGCGTGCAGAAGCCCGAGTGGCTGGTGCTGCTCGGCGTGTGCACGCATCTGGGCTGCGTGCCGCTCGGCCAGAAGCCGACCGATTCGCGCGGCGACTACGGCGGCTGGTTCTGCCCGTGCCATGGCTCGCACTACGACACGTCGGGCCGCATCCGCAGGGGACCGGCACCGCTCAATCTCGCAGTGCCGCCCTACGCCTTCACGAACGACAAAACGATCAAGATCGGTTGA
- a CDS encoding tRNA (cytidine(34)-2'-O)-methyltransferase: protein MRIALFEPDIAPNVGTILRLAACLGVGVDVVEPCGFVWSEPKLRRAGMDYLDQVDLQRHTSWQRYIDAARPKRLVLMTTRGATRLPEFAFADGDTLLLGRESAGVPDDVHAAADARVAIPLMPGMRSLNVAVAAAIALGEALRQLGAFPGEGQ, encoded by the coding sequence GTGCGAATTGCCCTGTTCGAGCCGGATATCGCGCCGAATGTCGGTACGATCCTTCGGCTGGCGGCGTGTTTGGGCGTCGGCGTGGACGTGGTCGAGCCGTGCGGCTTCGTGTGGTCCGAGCCCAAATTGCGCCGGGCCGGGATGGATTATCTCGACCAGGTCGATCTCCAACGCCACACGAGTTGGCAGCGCTACATCGACGCCGCCCGGCCCAAGCGCCTTGTCCTCATGACCACGCGCGGAGCCACGCGCCTGCCCGAATTCGCGTTCGCAGACGGCGACACGCTGCTGCTCGGCCGCGAGAGTGCGGGCGTGCCCGACGACGTGCACGCGGCGGCCGACGCGCGGGTCGCCATTCCGCTGATGCCGGGCATGCGTTCGCTCAACGTGGCGGTTGCCGCTGCAATTGCGCTGGGCGAAGCATTGCGGCAACTTGGGGCCTTTCCGGGGGAGGGGCAATGA